The genomic segment GGTTTAGTTTCATGAATTACGCAATTTTCTTCCTTGGGCAAGTTAAAGAAACTATTTATACATAATTACAATTTGGTCAATTATTGGGGTATGATTTctatcatgttatttttttttagacaattttataataataacaaagcaATGTCGGAAAGCCAAAGTCCTTTCAATAGGAAAGGTCTAATTAAATGTTACCTTGGCATTCTCTGGATCAGTCCCTCTCCAAAATGGTTGTACGCAATGGTCACTTGCATTTGCTTGTCTCTGGTGTAAGAGTCACTATGGCCCAATAGCATTACCTGTATTAAATGGCATAATAAGCACCATTAGCTTCcgtcaacaagaaaaataactaaCATTGAAAGTACCAAAACAAGCAGCAAACCAACCTCATTATGGTGGGTGAAGTGGTTGTTGGAGACGGTAATGGCAGTAGAACCCATGACAGCATCAACCAGACCATCAGCGCAATTAGAAAGCGAATTGTGATCAACCCAAATGTGGCTTGATCCAAAAATAGAGATGGCATCACCGTCAGCCATTGTCCTCCATCCGTAGTGAGAAGGCGAGCTCCGCACCATAGCATTGCCAGTGGGCTTGCAATCATGAATGTGTAATCCATGAATGATCACATTGGTAACAAATTGGATGGTAATGCACCCTCCATTAGCGATGTGAACATTGACCCCACGGCCGTCAATTGTCTTAAAGCTGTTCATGATAAGTTCCTGCTTCAATTGAATCACCATGTCCCTTTTGAACACAATCCATAGAGGAGCGTCCTGGATCACAGCATGGCGCAAAGTACCAGGCCTTGGGTTCACAGGGTCATTATCACTAGGATCAGTAACAACATAGAAGCGACCATCACGGCCACCAATAGCATTTCTTCCAAAACCAATGCCACAGTCAGCAAGGCGCTTGCGGTTCTTCTGCCAATTGGGGTCACAACGCCAGCAATCATCAATAGGATTGCCTGTTCCACAAGAGAAGTAACCAAGTCTCCTCCTTTCAGTACTGTTGCGGATGCTCCTGCAATGTCAAATCCAATGCTATCAGCATTAGTATTATAGATGCCATTCAACCAATTAGTCAAAGCAAGCTTATCATTGATAATTCCAATTCGATTTTTTAACAgcattaaacatttttttttactatttgcaTCAAACAAATTGCATTTTAACACTAGCATCTGTTGTGTCGGTGGCAACAGCCAGGGCTAGCTAAATCAGCATAGTGGAAGCGTATGATTAATGGCAGCAGGAAACAAACAATTTGTCATTTTGTGAGGGCCATAAGGTCTTTAAGTTTAACGGAAAGATTTATCTTGGCTTCTTGGTGTACATGCCCGTTATGTTTGTCCTGCTTACATGTATATGAATGAAGCTGTCACATTCAAAACTACAATACAAATTAAGAACCCACATGCCCTCGACAATCAACTACATGAATTTTCAGTATACTATCTTCAGCTAAGCCTTCAAACAACtccattaaattgattttgagctgaaattttaaaaggcCGGTCAAAAAAAAATGGGAAGATGACAAAAGTACTAAATTGTCGGTCACAATCAATTAATATCATCGGAAAACACAGTTAAGACTAGCGTGTCATAAAAAAAGCATTCGATTAAGACATCCTTTCATTGGCGAAGCTTCATTCTGATGCATTTAAGAAGAGAATTGTGTGAAGGAGGTGTCTAAAACTGcaggttaattaattaaaaaacagtgGGTTATAGAGATATTAATTAAGTGGACATTTTATTCATAATCGAGCATGATTTGTACCTCCTTAAGTACAATAGATGGATAAGTGAAACAGTAGACAAAAGACACAGATCTCACTCCCTCACTGCCCCTGCTACTACAACTACAGTAGCTGGCAGGTAGTGGAGAGAAACAGCGTGAAAAAGGTCAAAATAACAACAGCACATCAGATATAAGAGAGGAACGTGCAGGGAGGATGATTCCTCGGAACCCCGCTATCCCTTTTCATAAAGTGCAAGTTCTACAAAAACTCAAAGGGAAATTTCCCacggaaaaaaaatcattatatcatCAAACATTAAACACTAATCAAATCAGTAAATGgggttttaataaaaatctgaaaagggGACATCTGAGGTGGTTCTCAAAACCCTTTTCTAAACACCTTCCATAACCACCAAATCATCCCTCTATCAGTCAATTCAGATAGATTCTAAGTAATAAGTTGCATTGTAATTAAAGGGCAATAGCAATACCACATTATTGTTAATTGATTACTCAAGttttaaagagagaagaaagagactTACATCTCAACCATTGAAACAACCTCTTCAGGGTTATCGGCAACTGCTTTCTCATTTAATGCATCCGCCTCTTCTTGAGACCTGAAACAACCGCCACCAAAAACACATCAACACCTTCCTTGTTGTATGAAGGAGTACATGAAATTAAGGACTAGCGGACACGTGCCAATCAAGGCAGGGAGTAGACAGAATGTGGGACACACAACAAAGTACAATgtacgaagaagaagaagaagagagtatAGTGTGCGCAGTGCTCAAGGCGTCAGTCACTGTCTGCTAAGTGAAACCGTTTAGACGCGTTTCTCCACGAAAGAGGAACCACCGGGCCGAGACGACTCGTCGGCGAGAAGATAATCCTGATGACTAAACTACCATTGTTTTGTCCTTAACTGAGCAGTGAAGACAAACGTGGAATTCAAGAAAATGTATGAGGGCAATATGGGAAAGAAAGGACTCCCTGGGGTTTCTCGTTAATCTTACCGAGGAATCCACAGTTGTAGTAAAAATTAACAGAATAAACGATCCAGATCTAAAGATCTCAACGGCCAGAGATTCTTAAAAGACGGTTATTTTGGATAAATAAAAGACACTCGACCGTCCAAAAAAGACACTACATATAAAACAACGGCTCAGATTAACCGTTAAAATTAGCGTTATACCTGGCCGCCATAGTTGTGTTGCTTGAGCTCTGTACCTTCTCTGTTTCCACACTCCTGtaaatacaacaaaaacaaaaacccaaaatgatttttttttaaataaactagtGAAAAAGATATTATAGTTATCAAGTCGTTGGGAAAAGTAAAAACAATGGAATTGTACGGtctctctccccctcccccctcccccctcccccctctctctctttccagCTCTCTCTGTCAAGTATGTGTGCTCCATTAATGAAGAGAAAGCAACTCTGTTTAGTTTTGTGGAAATGGGCATTAAAGGAGTTGTGTCAAGAAACAGAGAAGTGAGCAGAGAACCAAAATGGTGAAAAAGAGTAATTAAGACCTTAAAAAGGAACCTCTGCTAATTAATCTTTTTCCTTTGACAGAATTCCATTAAAATACCAGATAATGTAgctttcttttctaataatcATGAGATTTTCAAACCCGGTAACAAAGTATATCAAAAGTTCTCAATTACTACCTCAAAAGAAGTTCATTACACGACAGGAACCATGATTTTTTTCGCACAGAATGTTTCGCGAAACAAAAATCATA from the Populus nigra chromosome 1, ddPopNigr1.1, whole genome shotgun sequence genome contains:
- the LOC133680861 gene encoding probable pectate lyase 8, which gives rise to MAVSRKWAFVFSAVLLLLFVGVMPTTSGTNGGISALTRSVETEKVQSSSNTTMAARSQEEADALNEKAVADNPEEVVSMVEMSIRNSTERRRLGYFSCGTGNPIDDCWRCDPNWQKNRKRLADCGIGFGRNAIGGRDGRFYVVTDPSDNDPVNPRPGTLRHAVIQDAPLWIVFKRDMVIQLKQELIMNSFKTIDGRGVNVHIANGGCITIQFVTNVIIHGLHIHDCKPTGNAMVRSSPSHYGWRTMADGDAISIFGSSHIWVDHNSLSNCADGLVDAVMGSTAITVSNNHFTHHNEVMLLGHSDSYTRDKQMQVTIAYNHFGEGLIQRMPRCRHGYFHVVNNDYTHWEMYAIGGSAEPTINSQGNRYNAPVNPFAKEVTKRVDTAAGYWKNWNWRSEGDLLLNGAYFTPSGAGASSSYARASSLGAKSSSMVGAMTANAGALGCRRARQC